In one window of Rhizobium oryzihabitans DNA:
- a CDS encoding Ig-like domain-containing protein translates to MKNNKAGLLALIVLGIASLLMIFFVLPRISNDGKPIGDAINEAGNAVKNSVEMGSDKAGDILSDAAQETANIADKVGRLAASATQSIKDLTTLFADSKVPSDADFATARKKVEASLKELTNIEIPETLDETTSRLITTARSAAERTTAFLRGLPDSAAAAAAQVRRLAGVFAGTDDGAAQPAQPAGAPAPGDAAQATPGAPTFDVLRVEPDGSAVVAGKAQPGAKLEILSNGKVIAQTTIDGTGDFAAVFDNPLPPGDHELVLRSTDASGKATQSEEVATVSVPENKAGELLAMVSKPGKASRVLAMPEAAPPALQPQQAAQSQQPAATSETGASNTPAPAAGVMAPAAAPLTSTVQVSAVEFEGSKIFVAGSAPAASTVRALVDDREIGKTTAEASGHFVIEGDVDLTVGSHIITVEELNADGTVKVRVRVPFERPQTDQATVAMQAPPAATATAAPSENQSTASDRAAFEKLRTDIAKAFGILSNLYKDQATPALDQAIAGRSAVVIGLKSLSEFRTAAATEPAFTAFAGDIAAKARQLLTTVEAWPNDVAAIGKGIASLASRLAELHITAPPAPAPQAPAGPQTFEQAPLAESQNSVIIRRGDTLWQISRRVYGQGVRYTTIYLANEDQIKNPDLIEPGQIFGVPKEALPNAEELHRKRLKGGS, encoded by the coding sequence ATGAAAAACAATAAAGCCGGTTTGCTGGCGCTGATCGTGTTGGGGATTGCGTCCCTGCTCATGATCTTTTTCGTCCTGCCGAGGATTTCCAATGACGGCAAACCGATCGGCGACGCCATCAACGAGGCGGGCAATGCCGTGAAGAACAGCGTCGAAATGGGCAGCGACAAGGCCGGAGACATTCTGTCCGACGCCGCCCAGGAGACCGCCAATATTGCCGACAAGGTCGGGCGTCTCGCCGCTTCCGCGACCCAGTCGATCAAGGATCTGACCACGCTTTTCGCCGATAGCAAGGTTCCTTCCGACGCCGATTTCGCGACAGCGCGCAAGAAGGTCGAGGCATCGCTCAAAGAACTGACCAACATCGAAATTCCTGAAACGCTGGATGAAACCACGTCGCGGCTGATCACCACGGCCCGTTCGGCGGCCGAACGCACCACGGCCTTCCTGCGCGGCCTGCCCGACAGTGCGGCGGCGGCGGCAGCACAGGTCCGTCGCCTGGCAGGCGTTTTTGCCGGCACCGATGATGGCGCAGCCCAGCCGGCACAGCCCGCAGGGGCCCCCGCACCCGGCGATGCCGCCCAGGCCACGCCCGGCGCGCCGACTTTCGACGTGCTGCGCGTCGAGCCGGATGGCTCAGCCGTTGTCGCGGGCAAGGCACAGCCCGGCGCGAAGCTCGAAATTCTCAGCAACGGCAAGGTAATCGCGCAGACGACGATCGACGGCACCGGTGATTTCGCCGCCGTCTTCGACAATCCGCTGCCACCGGGCGACCATGAGCTGGTGCTGCGCTCGACCGACGCGAGCGGCAAGGCGACGCAATCGGAAGAAGTCGCAACCGTTTCCGTGCCCGAGAACAAGGCGGGCGAGCTTCTGGCCATGGTTTCCAAGCCCGGCAAGGCAAGCCGCGTGCTCGCAATGCCTGAGGCCGCACCTCCAGCCCTTCAGCCCCAGCAAGCCGCGCAATCGCAGCAGCCTGCGGCAACCTCCGAAACAGGCGCCAGCAACACGCCCGCCCCTGCTGCCGGCGTCATGGCTCCGGCCGCTGCCCCGCTGACGTCAACCGTTCAGGTCAGCGCCGTTGAATTCGAAGGGTCGAAGATTTTCGTTGCCGGTTCAGCACCTGCTGCCTCGACGGTGCGTGCGCTGGTCGACGACAGGGAAATCGGCAAGACCACCGCGGAAGCCTCCGGCCATTTCGTCATCGAGGGCGATGTCGATCTGACTGTTGGCAGCCATATCATCACCGTCGAAGAGCTGAATGCCGACGGCACGGTTAAGGTGCGCGTGCGCGTTCCTTTCGAGCGTCCGCAGACTGATCAGGCAACCGTCGCCATGCAGGCACCTCCCGCCGCCACTGCAACGGCTGCGCCGTCTGAGAACCAGAGCACAGCCAGCGACCGCGCCGCTTTCGAAAAACTGCGCACGGATATCGCCAAGGCCTTCGGCATTCTTTCCAATCTCTACAAGGATCAGGCCACACCTGCGCTCGACCAGGCGATTGCCGGCCGCTCCGCTGTGGTGATCGGCCTGAAGTCGCTCTCCGAATTCCGCACCGCTGCCGCGACCGAACCGGCCTTCACCGCCTTTGCAGGCGACATTGCCGCCAAGGCACGTCAGCTGCTGACAACGGTCGAGGCATGGCCGAACGACGTGGCGGCAATCGGCAAGGGCATCGCTTCGCTCGCAAGCCGCCTTGCCGAACTCCACATCACCGCGCCGCCCGCTCCCGCGCCGCAGGCGCCGGCCGGTCCGCAGACCTTCGAGCAGGCGCCGCTCGCCGAAAGCCAGAACAGCGTCATCATCCGCCGTGGCGATACGCTCTGGCAGATTTCGCGCCGCGTTTATGGTCAGGGCGTGCGGTACACCACGATCTACCTCGCCAATGAGGACCAGATCAAAAACCCTGACCTGATCGAGCCCGGCCAGATTTTCGGCGTGCCGAAGGAGGCGCTGCCAAATGCTGAAGAACTTCACCGCAAGCGGCTGAAGGGCGGCTCCTGA
- a CDS encoding SOS response-associated peptidase, whose protein sequence is MCGRFVLKATPEEIADYLDLIGLEDFPARFNIAPTQPILIVLEGERQERGSNLPNRRAMLVRWGFMPGWVKDPKDFPLLINARSETAIGKASFRAAMRHRRVLVPATGFYEWRRPPKEEGGRPQPYFIRPKSGGIVAFAGLMETWSSADGSEVDTGAILTTAANAAIGRIHDRMPVVIAPEDFSRWLDCKTQEPREVADLMRPVQDDFFEMIPVSDKVNKVANIGADLIEPVPESVPLVKIKPAKDEGQMSLF, encoded by the coding sequence ATGTGCGGACGTTTCGTTCTGAAAGCGACGCCAGAGGAGATCGCCGATTATCTCGACCTGATCGGCCTTGAAGATTTTCCCGCCCGCTTCAATATCGCGCCCACCCAGCCCATCCTGATCGTGCTGGAGGGCGAGCGGCAGGAGCGCGGCAGCAACCTGCCCAACCGACGGGCCATGCTGGTGCGCTGGGGTTTTATGCCCGGTTGGGTCAAGGACCCTAAGGATTTTCCGCTGCTCATCAATGCGCGCTCGGAAACGGCCATCGGCAAGGCATCCTTCCGCGCCGCCATGCGCCATCGCCGCGTGCTTGTGCCCGCAACCGGCTTTTACGAATGGCGACGCCCACCCAAGGAGGAGGGCGGCAGGCCCCAGCCCTATTTCATCCGCCCGAAAAGCGGCGGCATCGTCGCTTTCGCCGGCCTCATGGAGACCTGGTCTTCCGCTGACGGATCAGAGGTCGACACCGGCGCGATCCTCACCACCGCCGCTAATGCCGCGATCGGCCGCATCCACGACCGGATGCCGGTGGTGATTGCGCCCGAGGATTTCAGCCGCTGGCTGGATTGCAAGACGCAGGAGCCCCGCGAGGTGGCCGATCTGATGCGCCCGGTTCAGGATGATTTTTTCGAGATGATCCCGGTGTCGGACAAGGTCAACAAGGTCGCCAATATCGGCGCTGACCTCATTGAACCGGTGCCGGAAAGCGTGCCGCTGGTAAAGATCAAGCCGGCGAAGGATGAGGGGCAGATGTCGCTGTTCTGA
- the pssA gene encoding CDP-diacylglycerol--serine O-phosphatidyltransferase, which translates to METPISEPQQNGKAEGRNDSGRGPRLREIPFRLVIPNLITVLAICAGLSGVRLAIEGRFELAVGMVLLAAFLDGIDGRIARMMKATSKFGEQMDSLADIVNFGVAPALVVYAYLLDQARSLGWIAALIYVIAAGLRLARFNVMIERPVKAPWQNEFFVGVPAPMGAMLVLLPVYLGFLGVEPDKPFAYVAAAYTVLIGYLLISRLPVWSGKSGTSRIRRDLVLPMILVVVLYVAMLMSFTWEVLVLTVAAYLVFIPISARLWHRRYGTLTIEEDAHDDANGGNGLDRGI; encoded by the coding sequence ATGGAAACGCCGATCTCGGAGCCACAACAGAACGGAAAAGCTGAGGGCCGCAACGATAGCGGCCGTGGGCCTCGCCTGAGGGAAATTCCCTTTCGCCTCGTGATACCCAATCTCATCACCGTTCTGGCCATCTGTGCGGGCCTGAGCGGCGTGCGCCTCGCCATCGAGGGCCGCTTCGAGCTGGCCGTCGGCATGGTGCTGCTCGCCGCCTTCCTCGACGGTATTGACGGGCGCATCGCCCGCATGATGAAAGCGACCTCCAAATTCGGCGAACAGATGGACAGTCTGGCCGACATCGTCAATTTCGGCGTCGCCCCTGCCCTCGTGGTCTATGCCTATCTGCTCGATCAGGCGCGTTCGCTCGGCTGGATCGCCGCCCTCATCTATGTCATTGCCGCCGGCCTGCGGCTGGCGCGCTTCAACGTCATGATCGAGCGGCCGGTGAAGGCACCGTGGCAGAATGAATTCTTCGTCGGCGTGCCTGCGCCGATGGGCGCGATGCTGGTGCTTCTGCCCGTTTATCTCGGTTTCCTCGGTGTCGAGCCGGACAAGCCCTTCGCTTATGTCGCCGCCGCCTATACCGTGCTGATCGGTTATCTTCTCATCAGCCGCCTGCCGGTCTGGTCGGGAAAATCCGGCACAAGCCGCATTCGCCGCGATCTGGTGCTGCCGATGATCCTCGTCGTCGTGCTTTACGTGGCAATGCTGATGAGCTTCACCTGGGAGGTGCTGGTTCTGACGGTGGCCGCCTATCTCGTCTTCATTCCCATCAGCGCCCGCCTGTGGCACCGCCGTTACGGCACGCTGACGATTGAGGAAGACGCGCATGACGACGCCAATGGCGGCAACGGCCTCGATCGCGGTATTTGA
- a CDS encoding YfbR-like 5'-deoxynucleotidase — protein MAPAKSPRAWQRMLSGRRLDLLDPSPLDVEIADIAHGLARVARWNGQTRGDHAFSVAQHCLIVETIFCRMCAGATPDDMQMALLHDAPEYVIGDMISPFKSVVGGGYKTVEKRLEAAVHLRFGLPPHASRELKDRIKKADTVAAFFEATELAGFSIAEAQKFFGLPRGITRDMFDITPLPSTEAQSLFVKRFEAIEALRAGKTGDVT, from the coding sequence GTGGCGCCCGCAAAAAGTCCGCGCGCCTGGCAGCGCATGCTTTCCGGGCGGCGTCTCGACCTGCTCGACCCTTCGCCGCTTGACGTGGAAATCGCCGATATCGCCCATGGCCTTGCCCGCGTCGCCCGCTGGAACGGCCAGACCCGCGGCGATCACGCCTTTTCCGTCGCACAGCACTGCCTCATCGTCGAAACGATCTTCTGCCGGATGTGCGCGGGTGCCACGCCCGATGACATGCAGATGGCGCTTCTGCATGACGCGCCGGAATATGTCATCGGCGACATGATCTCGCCGTTCAAATCGGTCGTCGGCGGCGGTTACAAGACCGTGGAGAAGAGACTGGAGGCCGCCGTGCATCTGCGCTTCGGCCTGCCGCCGCATGCCTCGCGCGAATTGAAGGACCGCATCAAGAAGGCAGATACGGTTGCCGCCTTTTTCGAGGCGACGGAGCTTGCCGGCTTTTCCATCGCCGAGGCGCAGAAATTCTTCGGCCTGCCGCGCGGCATCACCCGCGACATGTTCGATATTACCCCCCTTCCCTCGACGGAGGCGCAGTCGCTGTTCGTCAAACGTTTCGAGGCGATCGAAGCGCTGCGGGCCGGGAAGACGGGCGACGTGACATGA
- a CDS encoding NUDIX hydrolase codes for MTLRIKPRPASSAIVRNGDRLLLVRRINPPSKDMFAFPGGRGEEGETPAETALRELHEETGILARKPQLFATYDLPSHDAEGVLTSHYFLSVFTVETDEDPEVTAADDAADAGWYTLAEIRRLPAPESVVECAERLLA; via the coding sequence ATGACCCTTCGTATCAAGCCCCGCCCCGCTTCTTCCGCCATCGTCAGGAACGGAGACCGGCTGCTTCTCGTGCGCCGCATTAATCCGCCTTCCAAGGACATGTTCGCCTTTCCGGGCGGGCGCGGCGAAGAGGGGGAAACGCCGGCCGAGACGGCGCTTCGCGAACTTCACGAGGAAACCGGTATCCTCGCGCGCAAGCCGCAACTGTTCGCGACCTATGATCTGCCGTCCCACGATGCGGAAGGGGTGCTGACAAGCCATTATTTCCTCTCCGTCTTCACTGTGGAAACGGATGAAGACCCGGAGGTGACGGCAGCCGACGATGCGGCGGATGCGGGCTGGTACACATTGGCGGAAATCCGCCGGTTGCCGGCGCCGGAAAGCGTCGTCGAATGCGCCGAGCGTCTGCTTGCATGA
- a CDS encoding phosphatidylserine decarboxylase — protein MNLFDTIRNTIVPIHKEGYVFVAAFFVASLVLGWISEPLFWVGLVLTAWCAYFFRDPERVTPQDDDLIISPADGKVSAIQTVVPPLELELGKEPMVRVSVFMNVFNCHVNRAPVRGRIVNVAYRPGLFLNAEVDKASEDNERNGLVIETAHGKVGVVQIAGMVARRIVCWVKPNEPVDAGERFGLIRFGSRLDIFLPEGFQPRVSVGQTAIAGETVLAEFGSAKGPVVSRRG, from the coding sequence ATGAATCTGTTCGACACCATTCGCAACACCATCGTACCGATCCACAAGGAAGGTTATGTCTTCGTCGCCGCCTTCTTCGTCGCATCGCTGGTGCTCGGCTGGATATCCGAACCCCTGTTCTGGGTCGGCCTCGTACTGACGGCCTGGTGCGCATACTTCTTCCGCGATCCCGAACGCGTGACGCCGCAGGATGACGACCTGATCATCAGCCCTGCCGATGGCAAGGTCTCCGCCATCCAGACCGTCGTTCCGCCGCTGGAGCTGGAACTCGGCAAGGAGCCGATGGTGCGCGTCTCGGTCTTCATGAATGTTTTCAACTGCCACGTGAACCGCGCGCCGGTGCGCGGCCGCATCGTCAATGTCGCCTACCGCCCGGGCCTCTTCCTCAATGCGGAAGTGGACAAGGCGTCCGAAGACAATGAACGCAACGGCCTCGTCATCGAGACCGCACATGGCAAGGTCGGCGTGGTGCAGATTGCCGGCATGGTCGCCCGCCGCATCGTCTGCTGGGTCAAGCCGAATGAACCGGTTGATGCCGGCGAGCGTTTCGGTCTTATCCGTTTCGGATCGCGTCTCGATATCTTCCTTCCGGAAGGTTTTCAGCCCCGCGTTTCGGTCGGCCAGACGGCGATTGCGGGTGAAACCGTGCTCGCCGAATTCGGCTCCGCCAAGGGCCCGGTCGTCAGCCGCCGCGGCTGA
- a CDS encoding YnfA family protein — protein sequence MKVYLIYALAALAEIVGCFSFWAWLKLGKTGWILLPGMLALAAFAWLLTLVPTEAAGRAYAAYGGIYIAASLFWLWGVEGHAPDKWDIAGGVVCLAGTAIILFGPRA from the coding sequence ATGAAGGTCTATCTTATTTATGCCCTGGCGGCGCTTGCGGAAATCGTCGGCTGCTTTTCCTTCTGGGCCTGGCTGAAACTCGGCAAGACGGGATGGATATTGCTGCCGGGCATGCTCGCGCTGGCCGCTTTTGCCTGGCTTCTGACACTGGTGCCGACCGAGGCGGCGGGCCGGGCCTATGCCGCTTATGGCGGGATCTATATCGCCGCGTCGCTTTTCTGGCTCTGGGGCGTGGAAGGGCATGCGCCGGACAAGTGGGATATCGCCGGCGGGGTCGTCTGCCTTGCCGGCACTGCCATCATTCTATTCGGCCCGCGCGCCTGA
- a CDS encoding YgfZ/GcvT domain-containing protein, producing MPSAFLADRRLIRVSGTGAEEFLNNLITADVENLPQGEARASALLTPQGKILFDFLIARDGSDYLIETGAAELDALLRRLTMYKLRAPVDLKAEPVEGVSLFWNESAPEAGVKDGRFAKAGINLFRLPGASASGDVAAYDALRIEHGIAESGRDYALQDAFPHDVLMDVNDGVSFKKGCFVGQEVVSRMKHRGTARRRVVTVAGERELPATGTDITANGKPVGTLGTVCGTKALAIVRIDRIADALASGTPLLADNITVSVTLPVWSGISFPTVDPAQAEE from the coding sequence ATGCCTTCCGCCTTTCTTGCCGACCGCCGCCTGATCAGAGTTTCCGGCACGGGTGCCGAGGAGTTTCTGAACAATCTCATTACGGCCGATGTTGAAAATCTGCCGCAGGGAGAAGCCCGCGCCTCGGCACTTCTGACGCCGCAGGGCAAGATCCTGTTCGATTTCTTGATCGCGCGCGATGGGTCGGACTATCTGATCGAAACGGGTGCGGCTGAACTGGATGCGCTGCTGCGCCGCCTTACCATGTACAAGCTGCGCGCACCCGTCGATCTCAAGGCCGAACCTGTCGAAGGCGTGAGCCTGTTCTGGAATGAGAGCGCGCCTGAAGCGGGCGTGAAGGACGGCCGTTTTGCCAAGGCCGGTATCAATCTTTTCCGTCTGCCGGGCGCGTCGGCCTCCGGCGATGTCGCTGCCTACGATGCGCTTCGCATCGAACACGGAATTGCCGAATCCGGCCGGGATTACGCGCTGCAGGATGCCTTTCCCCATGATGTGCTGATGGATGTGAATGACGGCGTCTCCTTCAAAAAGGGCTGCTTCGTCGGTCAGGAGGTCGTCTCGCGCATGAAACATCGTGGCACGGCAAGACGGCGCGTTGTCACCGTCGCGGGTGAACGCGAACTTCCCGCTACCGGGACGGACATCACCGCCAACGGAAAACCGGTGGGCACGCTCGGAACCGTTTGTGGCACCAAAGCGCTTGCCATCGTGCGGATCGACCGTATTGCCGATGCGCTGGCATCCGGCACACCGCTGCTTGCGGACAATATCACTGTCTCCGTGACCCTGCCGGTCTGGAGCGGCATTTCCTTCCCGACAGTCGATCCGGCGCAGGCGGAGGAATAA
- a CDS encoding TIGR00730 family Rossman fold protein, with translation MTDKNTAIRSICVYCGSQPGRDPAHMEAGRALGKSIAENGIRLVYGGGTKGIMGAVASGVLSNGGEVTGIIPEFLVDMEATRHSLGQLNELVVTKDMHERKHMMFERSDAFVTLPGGVGTLEEIVEIMTWAQLGRHAKPMVFANINGFWNPMLELVQHMRDQGFIHRAHLLNPLVIDEVKDIVPAIIDRALAQQNPEGDPSVISRL, from the coding sequence ATGACGGACAAAAATACAGCGATTCGATCCATCTGCGTTTATTGCGGTTCCCAGCCCGGACGTGATCCGGCTCACATGGAGGCCGGCCGCGCGCTTGGGAAATCCATTGCCGAAAACGGCATTCGCCTCGTTTATGGCGGCGGCACCAAGGGCATCATGGGTGCGGTTGCCAGCGGCGTTCTTTCCAATGGCGGCGAAGTAACCGGCATCATACCGGAGTTTCTGGTCGATATGGAGGCGACTCGCCATTCTCTCGGACAATTGAACGAGCTTGTCGTCACCAAGGACATGCATGAGCGCAAACATATGATGTTCGAGCGCTCGGATGCCTTCGTGACGCTGCCGGGCGGTGTCGGCACGCTGGAAGAGATCGTCGAGATCATGACCTGGGCGCAGCTCGGCCGTCACGCCAAGCCGATGGTCTTCGCCAATATCAACGGCTTCTGGAACCCGATGCTGGAACTGGTGCAGCACATGCGCGACCAGGGCTTCATTCACCGCGCCCATCTTCTGAACCCGCTGGTCATCGACGAGGTGAAGGACATCGTGCCCGCCATCATCGACCGGGCGCTGGCGCAGCAGAACCCTGAAGGCGATCCTTCGGTCATATCCCGCCTATGA
- a CDS encoding ABCB family ABC transporter ATP-binding protein/permease: MATKKKTISADSSNPTQTLINLWPYMWPEGRWDLKMRVVWATIFLVVAKLVLIAVPYFFKWATDALNGKLDMAGLVPAFLLGAVALVIAYNLTRLIQVGLNQLRDSLFASVGQHAVRQLAYRTFVHMHRLSLRFHLERKTGGLSRVIERGTKGIETIVRFTILNTAPTFIEFLLTAIIFWASYGFSYVLVTVITVWAYIWFTVRASNWRIGIRRAMNDSDTDANTKAIDSLLNFETVKYFGNEEMEAKRFDVAMERYEKSAISIWTSLGWLNFGQGVIFGIGSTIMMVMSALAVQRGEQTIGDFVFVNALLLQLSVPLNFIGFVYREIRQGLTDIEQMFELLEVEAEVTDRPDAKPLASGPGAISFRDVHFAYDPERPILKGVSFDVPAGKTVAIVGPSGAGKSTISRLLYRFYDIQEGAVTIDGQDIRDVTQKSLRSVIGMVPQDTVLFNDTLAYNIRYGRPSATNEEVTAAADAAQISAFIGKLPEGYATMVGERGLKLSGGEKQRVAIARTILKAPPILILDEATSALDTHTEQEIQSALDIVSKNRTTLVIAHRLSTVIGADEIIVLKEGLIAERGTHASLMAQNGLYASMWSRQREAIRAEERLRHVRETDDLGVVDRGEPAH; this comes from the coding sequence ATGGCCACGAAGAAAAAAACCATTTCGGCGGATTCCAGCAATCCGACCCAGACGCTGATCAATCTCTGGCCCTATATGTGGCCGGAGGGCCGCTGGGACCTGAAGATGCGGGTGGTGTGGGCGACGATATTCCTTGTTGTCGCCAAGCTGGTGCTGATTGCCGTTCCCTATTTCTTCAAATGGGCGACGGATGCGCTGAATGGCAAGCTCGACATGGCAGGACTGGTCCCGGCCTTCCTGCTCGGCGCGGTCGCGCTGGTCATCGCCTATAATCTGACGCGGCTGATCCAGGTCGGCCTCAACCAGCTGCGCGATTCACTGTTTGCAAGCGTCGGCCAGCATGCGGTGCGCCAGCTCGCCTACAGAACCTTCGTGCACATGCACCGGCTTTCCCTGCGCTTCCATCTGGAGCGCAAGACCGGCGGGCTTTCGCGGGTTATCGAACGTGGCACCAAGGGCATCGAAACCATTGTCCGCTTCACCATTCTCAACACCGCGCCAACCTTCATTGAATTCCTGCTGACGGCGATCATCTTCTGGGCGTCCTACGGCTTTTCCTATGTGCTGGTCACGGTCATCACCGTCTGGGCCTATATCTGGTTCACCGTCCGGGCCAGCAACTGGCGTATCGGCATTCGCCGCGCCATGAACGACAGCGATACCGACGCCAATACCAAGGCGATCGACTCGCTCCTGAATTTCGAGACCGTCAAATATTTCGGCAATGAAGAGATGGAGGCGAAACGCTTCGATGTCGCCATGGAGCGTTACGAAAAATCGGCGATCTCGATCTGGACCTCGCTCGGCTGGCTGAACTTCGGCCAGGGCGTGATCTTCGGTATCGGCTCCACGATAATGATGGTGATGTCGGCGCTGGCCGTGCAGCGCGGTGAACAGACCATCGGCGATTTCGTCTTCGTCAATGCGCTTCTGCTGCAGCTTTCGGTGCCGCTGAACTTCATCGGATTCGTTTATCGCGAAATCCGCCAGGGCCTGACCGACATCGAACAGATGTTCGAGCTTCTGGAGGTCGAGGCCGAGGTTACCGACAGGCCGGATGCAAAACCGCTCGCCAGCGGACCCGGCGCCATCTCCTTCCGCGATGTGCATTTTGCCTATGATCCTGAAAGGCCGATTTTGAAGGGTGTCTCCTTCGATGTGCCGGCAGGCAAGACGGTGGCGATCGTCGGGCCTTCGGGTGCGGGAAAATCGACGATCTCGCGTCTGCTTTACCGTTTTTACGATATTCAGGAAGGTGCCGTCACCATTGACGGGCAGGACATTCGCGACGTGACGCAAAAGAGCCTTCGCTCGGTGATCGGCATGGTGCCGCAGGATACGGTGCTGTTCAACGATACGCTCGCCTACAACATCCGTTACGGCCGCCCTTCGGCGACGAATGAGGAGGTCACCGCGGCAGCGGATGCGGCGCAGATCAGCGCCTTCATCGGCAAGCTGCCGGAAGGTTACGCCACCATGGTGGGTGAGCGCGGCCTGAAGCTTTCCGGCGGCGAAAAGCAGCGCGTGGCGATAGCCAGAACCATTCTCAAGGCGCCGCCGATCCTCATCCTCGATGAGGCGACCTCGGCGCTGGATACCCATACCGAGCAGGAAATCCAGAGCGCGCTCGATATCGTCTCGAAAAACCGCACGACGCTGGTTATCGCCCACCGCCTCTCCACTGTTATCGGCGCTGACGAAATCATCGTTTTGAAAGAAGGGCTGATCGCCGAGCGCGGAACACATGCCTCGCTGATGGCGCAGAACGGGCTTTATGCCTCGATGTGGAGCCGCCAGCGCGAGGCGATCCGGGCGGAGGAGAGGCTGCGCCATGTTCGCGAAACCGACGACCTTGGCGTGGTGGACCGCGGCGAACCCGCGCATTAA
- a CDS encoding GGDEF domain-containing response regulator has translation MQDKILLIEDSVALSMLLKSRLSEETAAEVIHCDSMAQADILLRAHDFTLALTGLNLPDAPKGEILALLADHKVPAIVFTATVDEEARKRYAEKKIIDYIVKDGHRTVDAVVKTVDRILTNRLFSVLVVDDARTARSGLVEILERQNFRVSEAHSGKRALEILSQDPSIQLVITDYHMPDMDGYELTRRIRDSSSSEDLRVIGISSSTDRLLSASFLKAGASDFVYRPFVPEELQCRIDNNIETLKQLKRLRELAERDHLTGLPNRRSFFERTRALMDVINDNDENGAVAILDIDHFKKINDTLGHDAGDRALKKLAELLHDMCHEQRHIPARLGGEEFAVFLRGLNARAAYQFCEELRGAVEKNGRQLSGSSLALTISLGVVEIEKGEPFDNQLNAADQLLYLAKANGRNRVYSDIMIQEGLQKIGRNG, from the coding sequence ATGCAGGATAAAATCCTTCTGATTGAAGATTCCGTTGCTCTTTCCATGCTGCTGAAGTCGCGGCTTTCGGAGGAAACGGCAGCCGAAGTGATCCATTGTGACAGCATGGCGCAGGCCGATATCCTGCTGCGCGCCCATGATTTCACGCTGGCACTGACCGGTCTCAATCTGCCCGATGCGCCGAAGGGTGAAATTCTCGCACTTCTTGCCGACCACAAGGTGCCGGCGATCGTCTTCACCGCAACGGTGGATGAAGAGGCGCGCAAGCGCTACGCCGAAAAGAAGATCATCGACTACATCGTCAAGGATGGCCATCGCACCGTTGATGCCGTGGTGAAAACGGTCGACCGGATTTTGACCAACAGGCTGTTTTCCGTGCTGGTGGTGGATGATGCGCGCACCGCGCGCTCCGGCCTCGTGGAAATTCTCGAGCGGCAGAATTTCAGGGTCAGCGAGGCTCATTCGGGTAAGCGAGCGCTGGAAATCCTGTCGCAGGATCCATCGATCCAGCTTGTCATCACCGACTACCATATGCCTGACATGGACGGCTATGAATTGACGCGCCGCATCCGCGACAGCAGTTCTTCGGAAGACCTGCGGGTCATCGGCATCTCGTCCTCCACGGACCGGCTGCTTTCGGCAAGCTTTCTCAAGGCCGGGGCGTCGGATTTCGTCTACCGCCCCTTCGTGCCGGAAGAATTGCAGTGCCGTATCGACAACAATATCGAAACGCTGAAACAGCTCAAACGCCTGCGCGAACTGGCCGAGCGGGACCATCTGACCGGTCTGCCGAACCGTCGCTCCTTCTTCGAGCGTACGCGGGCGCTGATGGACGTCATCAACGACAATGACGAGAACGGCGCGGTCGCCATTCTCGACATCGACCATTTCAAGAAGATCAACGACACGCTGGGGCATGATGCCGGCGACAGGGCGCTGAAGAAGCTTGCCGAACTGCTGCACGACATGTGCCATGAGCAACGCCACATTCCCGCGCGCCTTGGCGGCGAGGAATTCGCCGTGTTCCTGCGCGGGCTCAACGCGCGGGCGGCCTATCAGTTCTGCGAGGAGCTGCGCGGCGCCGTCGAAAAGAACGGCCGCCAGCTGAGCGGCAGCAGCCTGGCGCTGACGATTTCGCTCGGCGTCGTGGAAATCGAAAAGGGCGAACCCTTCGACAATCAGCTCAATGCCGCAGACCAGCTGCTCTATCTCGCCAAGGCGAACGGCCGCAACCGCGTCTATTCCGACATCATGATCCAGGAAGGCCTGCAGAAAATCGGGCGGAACGGCTGA